DNA from Rhinatrema bivittatum chromosome 16, aRhiBiv1.1, whole genome shotgun sequence:
CCACTCTAACATCTACAAATCAGGTTTGTGTGCCTGTGCAAGAAAGGAAAGTTACCCAGGGTCTGCAGTCAGCGGCATGGATCTCCTCCTGTTTAAGATATTTGAAGCGTGTGATTCGTCATGCTGAACGCAAATGGAGGAAATGTCCATCTGCGGTGCTTAACATGCAGTATCAGTCTGCAAGAAAGGATTATAAGTCATCTTTAGATATTAGCTTGCAATTGCAGACTTAGCTGAACCGCccaaagatggtaactttgaaacagccacgtGGGCACATATGTATGCGTGTTTGATGGCTCACGTACGGAgacgcatccattttataacatccgcatGTATATgaacacatgctataaaataggctgaatgtgtgcacatgtgcgtgcattttaagtgccgacacaattaccagtttcccagtTCGTATTCAGTTTGCCCATTTACGGGATGGGACTTCCCAGCCCCCTtaatttaatagtctccctttccctctgttagccctgatccttaaaatcccactgattaGCTcagattttttacattttattacttacacgcagggccagtgcaaggggtagtgggtgccctaggcgacttctgccttgtgcccatccccccccccccccccccccccggtcacacTGCTGCTGCCAATCTCGGGCCTGACTCCTCCTACCTCGTTCACGCTGCCCACTGTATGCTTCTCAGGACCGCGAGCAGCATGCGCTGCTCGCGGCCCAATGAATCTGTACTTCTCTTTGCCGCTGGCACCATAGACGACCACTTAAGTTCGCCTAAGGGATGGCGCCGGCCCTGCTTATACGCCATCTATAGGattagtaaagttatgcagcagaggaCCCTGGTACGCGCCTGTAAATGTAAATATTCAtttgcacatctcttggtcttcccctgacatgcccacaccccacccagaccacaccccctaCCCCCTTTTCAAAACGTTTGGCTTGTGCGCATAGTGGGAGATacatgggtggcttataaaatctgcttggcgcccACCGGACTaacttgagcgcatattgctcaGCTTTGGCTCATgtatggcttttaaaatgcaccttaaAAGAATTATTTGGTAATAGCAAATCAACTGATTGATCCAGCAGGTGACAGTTGTGCTAAACCATCATTTAGCGGTGAACATTTTGCTTTCCATCTGACGGACAAAGTTAGCCTCCTAAAGAAAATGGTTAATGTAGGGGTAAATACTTCCCCTATTGTGCAAATAGGAGAGGTTGTGTCATACTGGGAAAATTTGAACATGTATCTACTACCAAGATATGAGAAATTAAATCCATCTTGTGGTCTTATCATTGTTCATTGGATCCTTGTCCATTTTGGGTTCTCAAAGCTAGGTCCTGTTTGTTTTTAGAAACCATCACTAATATTGTAAACCACTCATTGGAGGAAGGCTGTCTACCAGATCTATTGAAAAAAGGCCGTAGTTACGCCTATTGAGAAGGGTGTTACTCTTGCTAAGAATGAAATGGCCAGTTTTAGGACAATCTCAAATTTATTAACTTTAGTGAAGAATATAGAGAAGGCTATATTGGAGCACCTTACAGATTATTTGGAGGTCAACCATCTGTTAAGTACCCAACAGTGTGGATTTTGCAGGCATTATAATACTGAGACACTGTTATTAGAGCTACATGATTTCATGTTGTTACAACTGGATCAGGGTCACTCAGTTATTCTGATTACCCTGGACATGTCCTCTGGCCTTTGACATGGTGGATTATTTGACTTTACTACCCAGGCTATCTTATTTAGGGATACAAAATAAAGCATTCAATTGGTTTCAGTCTTTTCTGTCAAATATACTGTATGCAGTTTGTAAAATCTGGAACAGTCTTCATGGAAGCCTTGTTTAATGGGAGTGCCCCAGGGGTCAGCACTCTCTTCAATgctgtttaaaatgtatttaattccATCGTGTGCACGTATTTCTTCTTATAAGGTTGATTCCAAGATTTATACTGATGACATTCAATTGGTATTTCCAGTGGTTAGATCTATGACTGATACCATTTATCAGATCTCCAAATGTCTGAGCTCTGTAAAGAGTTGGCATGGCCAGAGCAATTTATATCTAAGTGTGGCCAAATCAGTAGGGCTCTGGGTTGGCAAGGGGGATCGGCCTATAGATTTGTCTGTCTTAGTGATTGGTGGCAGCTTGCTATCATTTGTTAAATCTGTACGGGACTGTGGTTTTATTTTTGATCAAGGTCCAactctaaaacaaaaaatgtttgaagtaattcactctttttttttttttaaattaaggatgCTAAGATTCCTTAAATATGTACTTTGCAGGGAGGACTTTAAAATGGTTGTAGAAGCCttgctttccaaacttttcatgttggtgacacactttttagacaaacataattttgggacacagtaattagtctacaagcaaaccggaggttaaaggttaaatgaacgaaatgtatttcgacaatttatgtatgtttccttaaatatatacataataaaatgtttcacgacacaacatatcttgtgaaaacctttcgtttatattaaaaatatataatattccaagattaatgttattgttataatttatgagtaacaataataaaacaaagttattgtgttattcaatttacctctttaaggagatatatgagcttgatgggatgaacacagcttttgaatatttggtattAATAAAAAAGTCGACTTTTCCCTCTTCCGCCCCCAGTTGAGGAACCgtcgttccctgtaaatagttacccagtttccatatgttcatgtttttctcttgtatgcatcgtttactgttctatgtaatggcactgccaaaaagttctatgtaatgacactgccaaaaagttttaagttatctgtaaaccgacacgatgtgcaaacggttgccggtatataaaaacctataaataaataaatatttgtttttgatGTACTGATATTTATTTGATTATAAGTTATTGCATTTGAAAAGCTGTGATGCATTGTTTTGTGCTAATTGCTGAAAACGACTCATAATACACATAcctaaaagaacaaaatgaataATTTAGACAAAAAGCAAGACTGGAAAAAaccactttatttttattttgtaaaataaataaacatccgtTATGCAAAATGAtttaaatgcatataaatatGCCACCCAGTTATCACAGAATTTTCGAAACTCTGGAGCAGAATTTTCTAACTTTGCACAGAAGTTAGCCtagagctgccacaggaaactgtggAAATAACCTGTAGCAAAATTACTGGCTATCTCCAAGCAAATTTTGCTTGGAAAAGTCTTCCCTAATTGGCCCAAGTGCATACAAAATTATTCTCACACAAAGTTACTCCTGCTCCAAGCAGGGTGTAACTCATGCGTGGTAACTTACAAACTTATAGATGAGCTTTCAAAAGTTGAtgcgtgtaaaaattagcatataggtGAGTAAATAGCCTCTAGTTGTGTATTCCGTACTTTTTAAAAGTTACAAATATGCAGGTATtttcaattttatgtgcatatatatataggcATAAAAAAATGGATCATTCTAGGGGCAATctggagttacatgcataagttatttTAAAACACAAGGGTACATTTGAAAACTAACTCGCATatttttaaacctgctaattaTATAGTATGTGATATTAAATGTGATTATTGTATAGTACTGACTGACTAGGAGGTCTTGGTGGACTGAGAGGAGTTTAGGCTGAAGTGCCAGTAAGGTCTCAATgacatggagaaggtctgggcAAACTTGTGATAAgaatatatgccatactgggtcagaccaagggtccatcaagtccagtatcctgtctccaacagtggccaatccaagtcacatgtacctgggaagtagccaaacattaaattaatatCAAGCTACTAAAgcttaattaattaatagcagcttatggatgtttcttctaggaacttatccaaaccttttttaaacccagttacactaactgctgttaccacatcctctggcaatgtattccagagcttatctatgcgctgagtgaaaaagaattttcttcaatttgttttaaattaactacttgctaactttgtggagtgccccctaatctttatctgagagagtaaatcattttgtagacttctatcccctcattcgtctcttctccaaactgaacagccctaacttccttagcctttcctcatagggcagctcttccatgccccttatcattttggtcactcttctctgcactttctccaatgcaactatcttttttgagatgtggcgaccagaattacacacagtattcaaggtgcagtctcaccatggagcgatagagaagCATTATGACAGCCATTGTTTTatatgccattcccttcctaataattcctaacacatgcatacattttttaaatagtagGAAAActatgcactttcaatgcatagttttgatgcattgcatgtatttacGCATAAGCTTACTTTTGCACGTATGTTGCGGGGTAAAAATACGCATCTTTTatattatgcacatatatggtgTACGTTGGTTATAAAATGATATAATAAAACTATTCGTGGCCATATAAGTGCATATATGCCACCACACATAGTTGTTTGAATGTTATCCTCCTTAAGGattattttcaaatgaaaatataATTGTAATGtatatcttagcaattttcaaaagtcccatTTAGCCACGATAAGTGCACTAATGcgggtaaaatctattgacaattcagcagcaaatattgtagcaattttcataagctCTTAACGTAGGTAAATGGGTCTTAAATTGTGtcaaggaggggaaggtggggaatcAGGATAGCTTTTGGAGAAGTTTGTAAGGATAGTTAAGTGTTGAAATAATTTACATAATGAGATCGATCAACACTGATTGTTTATGAGCATATTCTAGTCAAGTATCTGTCTGTGACAGTTTAGGTAGAATGGATTCTGCCTTGTTGTAAGGGAATGAACCTGATGACCTATTGGTGTCTCCTTTGAGCCCCATTTTTTCATGGATTGTAAGTAAACTGTCAATATAATGTCAATGCCCATCAGTTAGAATCACCTGCTTTTCTaggaaataaaatattgcaaTAGCGGGAATTCCTTAAGACCTCTTTTACCTCTTTGTTTCTAAGACAGTAGATGATAGGATTTATAACTGGGGTTATAACGGCGTACAGCACTGAGATGAGTTTGTTGATATCGAAAGCACTGATCTTTTTTGGACGGGCGTATATATAGAGAGTGGCTGAGTAGAATATGGTGACCACAGTGAGGTGGGAGgcacaggtggagaaggccttctTCCGTCCCGTGTTGGATGGGATTTTCAGTATAGCAGCCACTATTGCGATGTAAGACACAACCGTTGCTGTGAGTGGTGTCAGTAATATAACCAGTGCTAATATGAAGTCTACTTGTTCAGCCAGAGACATGTCCATGCAAGCAAGATTAAGTACAGGGGAGatatcacagaagaaatggttaatgACATTGGCTCCGCAGAAAGATAACCTGGAGATGAAAGAGATCTTTATCACTGTTATGGTGAAGCCACTTATCCAAGCGACAGCAGCCAGCTGGATACAGAGCCTGTTGCTCATGATGATAGAATATCTCAGTGGATAGCAAATGGCCACATAGCGGTCAAAAGCCATGACTGCTAGGATGACACACTCTGCACTCATCAGGGAAATGAAGAAGAATAGTTGTGCCATACACCCGGagaaggaaataattttcttttctgtgaCAAGGTTGACCAGCAAGTTTGGGACAGTGACCGTGATGTACCACATCTCCATGAAGGACAAATTGCAGAGAAAGAAGTACATGGGTTTGTGGAGCTTCCTGTTCATCACAATCATCAAAATAATGACCATGTTTTCTATCACTGTAAATATGTaggcaaataaaaatattaagaAGAGGGCAACCTGTGTATGCAGGGAGGTTGGGAACCCTCGGAGAATGAATTCTGTGACCACTGTTTCATTCCCCTTTTCCATGTGGATACTATTTCTTTACCTGTAATAATAAACAGAGCTCATGAGTAGAGAAGAAATGGCAGTGAAATGcatgaaaacattttaatttcCCACGGTCACCTTAGGGTTTTCATTGGACAGCCTCAGACAGGTACTTTCATGTGGATTCCAAAATTAGTGATGGTCAAACTAGGAGCTGCTGCACTTTAGCACATGACACTTTGCAAATTGAGAGATCTAGCCAAGTACAGTTACTTAGTATTGTAGTAATACAGTAAATAGAAACAttggaaacatgatggcagaaaaagaccatacgccTGTCTTTTCTGTCCATCTATGCAATTGcttagctctacaatccctaccacttcaTTAGAGATAAAACTATTATTGGTAGAAAACAAGACACAAGGGATTAATCTGAAGAAAGGAACTTCGCAGTCTTGAAATCTCATGCACTTCAACATCAGATAATTCATATACTCATCTCAATTTTCTCAAGGTCTAATAAGTTTGTTACTAGCACTCtactttgtggatgatacaaattTTTCATGATTATAACTTTATAGTAgttagtccattacctgctattaattaagttgacttagagaatagccactgccattagcaacggtaacatgggatagacttagtttttgggtaattgccaggttcttatggcctggattggccactgttggaaacaggatgctgggcttgatggacccttggtctgacccagtatggcattttcttatgttcttatgtattttacatttatatgtgtaactgctttgaaaatccacctgtatggaggtaattttcaaagaaaaatataaatgtaacattctatcatagcagttttcaaaaggccatttaccagttttaagtgcacttaacgtgggtaaatgggcttttgaaaaatgctattatactttttttatatatatatttgccttTAACATTATCCTGTAAGTATCAGTGGTATGACTTTCTTAAAATTCCAAGAAGACTGGGATATCTGGCATGGGGTGGCCATGGTCATACCCCTAACATGAGCAGTATGGTGGCATTAGTTGTGAAGATGTGAAGAGAAAGCCATAGATCAACTGGAGTCTATGGTATTGAAGCAGGAACTAAATTAGGGAACTTAGATGGATCTTACAGTCCTTATCTGCAGGTATAATCTCTTTCTATGTTAATTCATTGCCAGTTTTCTCTTTACATAATCTTCCTCCTCCTACATTATGGAAAGAACAACTTTGACGTAGCAGGCATGAGAATTCAAAATGCAGAGCATACCGGAACATTCATTAGATTATGAATTAAGTCTGCAAAAGACTGATCCTAGACATTCTAAGTCTTGACTAGGTGAAACATAAGATTTTGTTTCTATTCCCCGTCTAAAAATGCATTATTTGAAAACCGATTAAACAATGCGCTCTTTCCAAAGTCCCTTCTTCTGGTGCAACCAAAGTGGTCTCTGATTCTTTTAGACATCACTGCCTTTGGATACATCTTACATTGGCCCATTAGAAGGAGTTACAGCCTCTGGAGAATCCTGGTAGGACTCTGAACTAAACccatgtttaaacaattttatatagaaataaagaaaCGTAGAACATGAGAGTAGGGAAAGATCACAAGACCATTGCAGTCTGCTGTAAACCCTGCTTGATCACTGTCTGTACTTTCATTTGAAAGCAACTGATGATTCTCTGTGCCTTCGCCAAGGCTTTCTTGGTTTCTGATACCTTTTTTTGTCTGCTGAGCAAAACTGAATAGGGGGGAGGGAAGTCGAAAACATCTTTGTTATTAGAATGTGGGCAGGCAGAAATAATTTGGCAATAGAACTTTTGACTTTTGAAAAGTCCTTCTAAGTATCATGAGCGGATCGCAGAGTTGCAGAGAGGGCTTGTGAGATAGGGAGAACCGAACATTTTATTGTCAAATTAAATATAATGTCAAACAAGTGCAAAAtcatgcacatagggaaaaataatccaaactacagGTATGGGATGTTGGATTCTATGTTAGAAATCactaccttggaaaaggaccttgaagtaaccttgtggacaatacattgaaatcctcagctcagggtGCGATAGTGGccaagaaagcagacaggaatTATTTGGAGGGGCacgagaataaaactgaaaatatcataatgcctttgtttcAATCCATAGTTCAATTGCATCTTGAGTATTTCATTCTGATGTGGTTACTTCAGGTCATAAAAGAGATAGCAGAACTATAAAAAGCaacagaaaagagagaggctATGTAACAGCTACTCTAGAAAGAAAAGCTAACCAGGTTAGTTatcttcagcttggagtagagatgaAATACGAGAgggatctataaaatcatgagttggggtggaacaggtaaataggaaacaaTTATTTCCCCTTTAAAACAGTACTAAGAataggggacgctccatgaaactttcaggtagcagatttaaaacaaattggagaaattaattTTTCCCTTAACGCACAATCAAACGGTGGAATTTGTGGTAGGgaaatgtggtcaaggcatctagcaaaCGAGTTTGAAATGGgtttttgacaagttcctggaagaaaagtccataaaccattattagcctgGTAGACTTGGGGAGATCCAGCACTTATCCCAGAGAGTGAGCATCGCAAGACTGATCTACTCTTAGGGATCCTGCTAGGTCTAGGCTTGCCAactgcttcagattttcaggacaggttgatccagtcctgatttttactcacctgcatgcaggtacttatagtcttgcttttgttagggaatgcaatagggaaatcagaataagtcctagGATgtaatgggggtaaaaccagcaCTGGATTTACCTGTCCTGAAATTCTGGAGCAGTTGGCAACCCCAGCTGGGTCAGATAGTATTTTATTGTGAAAACACAACAGTTTCAGGGGGTTTATTCACTGTCTTTACTTCATTTTTTCCCATATTTTTACTCTACAGAGAGGTTGGCGATTACTTGGTAATAATTATCCAACAGGTGTTAGAAATGTATGATGAGTGTtctatttttttgtaaattatgtgATTTTTGTATAGCATTTGATTCAATTATTTTTGATTCATGGTTTGGTGTTTCTCTTTTCTCTGCTTTTTAAATAGTTTACatactttttctgtttttattataaatctATATTTTTTGTTAGCAATCTACACTgtatattaaaacattttattttcatccACCAATCTACAAGCAAGGACATGCTGATGAATTCTCCATGGAAAGTGAACTAGATGAATTTCTCTGCTGTCTATTCAATAAAATTTGCCCTCTTAAAATCCAggaaatcccactgctgttcagGTAAACTTTGGGGGATTTTGCCACACCTGTGATATTTCAAAGACAACATAGAACACTGAGGTTAGTGGATTTTACTGGAGTTGTGTGACCATGGGAAAAATAGGTTCACAAATTAATCAGTTCACATCAGATTAGTTTTTTAAGAAAACTGTGGAGAATATCATAACATTGCATGGATTTGCATCTTAGAAAAATCCGTAGAGATCTGCAAAAATGATCCAAGTTGAAATCTACCTGATTTGATTCCAGTTGAAACTAATCTACTCAGTTTGTACGGAAGAGCCATAGATTTATGCTCGGATCTGTTTTGACAAGGTTCATACATGTCTAACAGAGCAATCAAAaccaaaataagaggaaaaataaatattttttttaggaatcccaacaaaaaaaaaaaaatagaagacagACAATATTAAtagactttaaaaaaacaaataaaacattcattcATAAACTTGATCATCAGGATTCATTGAATCAGCCACCCTAGTTCCTAAAATGCTAATTTAGGATACACTCTTACCAGATAAATTAGATCAATAAAAATGTAATCTACTAGTATATCTGAATGATAATAAATGACACCCTGGATTACTTTACATATTCTCCATGTCCATATTTTAGCTGATAGGCTTACCGTACACGGCATGAATTTCATTataaaatccttcagaaatgctAGATGTATGAGGGAGAAGAAATGTGTCGGCAGacgaaaaatacaaaataaatcagACGTTAGTGGAATATTTACACTGATTTAATATTGTCTCTTTTACAATTGCATGCTTCCCCAGTCACTCTGCAGAGCAAACAACGGCTTCTTCAGATGCTCAGAGGGATTTATAGTTACTATGCTGCGGCTTCAGTCATACCCTGGACACTCAGCTCCCAGAAGGATCCCTTCAGAAGTGCCTGCACAACTAGCACCAGGGCAAAATAATTTCTTTTactgaaaggaaaaagagaacaaATATGTGATTGTGTGCCTGCATCTATATGTAAAGTTAGAGGAAAAAGCAGTCTAGTGGATAAGCAATGGACTGCACACCAGGGTTCAAACCCTACCTCTCCCACTGGcattccttgtgactttgggcaaggcACTTTAGATTCTGTTGCCCCAGGTAACCCACTAAGATCATAAAGCTCTTTGGGGAAAAGACTTATTGTGTCTGGAAAAAATGTTGTAAAGCACACTGAGCTAAAATTGCAAATGTAGTCTAAAATTGCAAATTGTTGTTAAGTTGTCTGCATATTCTAAGACAGTTGCCTTACGTAGGCCACACTAAATGATCGACTGCCCATAGTAGTTATATTTAACACTCAGAATCAATTTTTTGTATGAAAGGAGAACAAACATTTACTTTTCAGGAGGGCTTCTACAGGTTGCCTCTGCTTATATATGGCAGGAGATGCATCCTCCAGAACTTATAACACTGctcaaatgaggcctcaccaaggatttgTATAGAAGTATTTTCACCTCTGTTTTTATTTCTGCTGGACACACATTTGCGTGTATACCTCTAGCATGCCATCAGTTCTTTCTAGCATTTTATACTGTTAAGAACATCAGAGCATGCAGAACATATGCAGAACCATAACAGGTTAGACCAGAGTGGCATTGAGCCCTTCTGTGTTTGGAGGCAGCCGAGACAGGTCACCTGGCGGTACCTGTTGCTCGATCACAGAATCAAGAGCTGTCAACTTTCAAGGGATCAGATATGAACATGTCTTGTACCCTCTTCGGTTTCTTGGTATTCAgttcctttcttccttccctgcCCACTACTGTTTTGCATTTCAATACCAAAGGTACATGATTCTGCACTTTTATTCACTATTTAATTATGAATTGCCAAGCTAGCTACAACTGTGAAAAACGTCTCTAATCCCTCCATAGAGCAAATTCAgttgcatctgatgaagtggacacCGTCCTCAAAAGCTCATTCTTCAATAACTTGGTGAGTTTATAACCACCTGTCATTTTCGGCTATCCCTCTGGAGATATTTCTGTGAAGTATGGCAGCTAGCTTAAAGCAGTAGCTCATGCCAGGGTTGGCTAGGTAGTGGCTActctatttgcctttttgttgACCTGTCCGTTTCAGTTTTCAAGGCCTTCAGGCACTTTCCCTCTCCTTATGTCTCTTCCATCTGAAAGTGGGGGAAAGAAGTGTTCTGAACGTGCTCCAACTGTGATGGTAGCTCAGAGTAAGGGCAAGAAACAAAATACGCTTGTCCACACTTCTTTCTTTGCATTGCCTCATTTATATACATTCAAATGACTCAGAATTTAACAAGGCCATTCACATTAGGCACATTGCACAAATTGCATTTCTTAAATTTAACATTGCTAATGCTGTTCAAGAACATCTTACCtcccattggggcagattttaaaagccctgtgcatagtgcgcctatgttgcataggctgccggcgcgcgcaaagccccggtaCGTGCATAAGTGCCGGGGCTTTGCTTggagaggcgtgtcgggggcagcgcGGCATTCAGGGGCGTTCCAGGaaggggccgggggcgtggtgccggcccgggggcgttctgggggcatgaccaaggcctccaaaccagcccccgggccggggaatggtgcgccggcaggcgtaactttctgaacaaaggtagggggggatttagttagggctgggggtgggttaggtaggggaagggagggggaaggtggggggggggggggccagaaaaaagttccctccgaggccgctccgaaatcggttaggcgcgcacaggttgcacaattgtgaacCTCCCTGTGCGCGccaaccttggattttataacatgcgcgcggcagcgtgcgcatgttataaaattgggcgtagatttgttcgtgccgggttgcgcgaacaaatctacgcccgcgtagAGAAAAGCGTAACTCAAAGCGGGATGAGAACAGAAGTCAGCAGCCATTATGTTGAAAGAAAAGATTGCCATAAAAAAATATCTTAGCCAAGGCCTTGAAggatttaggggcaga
Protein-coding regions in this window:
- the LOC115077229 gene encoding olfactory receptor 6B1-like; protein product: MEKGNETVVTEFILRGFPTSLHTQVALFLIFLFAYIFTVIENMVIILMIVMNRKLHKPMYFFLCNLSFMEMWYITVTVPNLLVNLVTEKKIISFSGCMAQLFFFISLMSAECVILAVMAFDRYVAICYPLRYSIIMSNRLCIQLAAVAWISGFTITVIKISFISRLSFCGANVINHFFCDISPVLNLACMDMSLAEQVDFILALVILLTPLTATVVSYIAIVAAILKIPSNTGRKKAFSTCASHLTVVTIFYSATLYIYARPKKISAFDINKLISVLYAVITPVINPIIYCLRNKEVKEVLRNSRYCNILFPRKAGDSN